The nucleotide sequence TCCACTAATTTGTGCTTAAAAAGCTAACAGTTTGATATTTTACGTGGGTGCTGTGTGATTAGGGATAATCTTGGTTGGGTTTGTTCTCAAGATTGTTTTTTTGGAATAACTTATGTTGCTGATGCAATTTATGTAGATGAGCTTGGTCGATCTAGGTTCACAAGGCTGGTAGGTCATATTTAATCTATCTGCTAGGATGCTAAAGCAGATGGTTTACACTTGGAAAAGTTACCAGAGTATGCATATGTTAGGATGGCAGCAGGCCAGATTTTTCTGGATGCTTACCCATTGAAACTGGGTTTGGGTACCTAGATTGTAAGTCTGGCCTGGGGTTGAGTTTTAATAGAATGAAGTTTGTAGTTGCCCTACACATTGCAATTTCTAACATATGCTGCTGCATAAGCAGGTCATATTAAGTattcaaataattataattaaataaaaagaaaagagagggtgggccttggtacaatggtaaggtTGTTCCTTTGTGACTTGGGAGATCAGGGTTTGAgttatagaaataatttttttaaatttttaagggTGAGGTTACATACATTTATCCTCCCTAGTTCCCGCATTGGCAGGAGCCCCGTGGATCCTCCCATTTttaaatagaaagaaaggaatttataatattatttagctAATGTGTAGGTGATTATATAATATGGCTAACATAAGAATAATAGAATATATGAGATGATGTTTATATTCATTTAGGAAAGCATTTTTGTAATAGTTGTAAGAAATCAATACACATACGGACCTACcaatgatattaaattttttatcatgGCTCTCATGGTATTAAAATATGAAGTAGCCCTTATGCAAGGCAGTCATGTGACTGTATCTACATATGCAGCTACATATTAGAACTCTGTGGGAACCTATAGTTGTTGATTGGACTTAACTTGAAGAATGTGCTTAGCTTCAGCTTTCTGTATATcacatattttctagcaaaacagGACAtcttattttgaatattacagacATGATTTAATCAGCAACTGCTGGGACTCTTGCTAAGGAAATTTAGCTATTTGAGTTGACAATTTTTTTGTGGTTTTTCTTCAAATATTTACTATGTAATAGCATCTATTGTGTtagatgatgtggattttgcttctTTGTTGTGCCTGGCCAACGAGTAGAACCTTAACCAGATGGTACCTTTATAAAACCAAAAGCTGTAACTAAAGCCTTGTGCTATTGATGCATTTTGGGGACGTTTCTGAGTTCCTACTAATACATATAATGTGGCGATGTAGTCGAGAGGTGGTGCAAATCCATGCATAATGTTATGCAAAACATGTAAATAGATGTGGTAACTTCAGGTTATCTCTTGCAGcctgttttatttgttatttcaGTTACTTGAACATCGAAGGGCTTTATATGGTTATCAGATATAAATGGTTATCTTGTTTCATTTCAGCTGAAATCCAGGCAAGTCTTGTTTTGCAAAAACCAATTTCACTACTTGGTACTAATGCTGCAAGATTGGAGAATGACATTCTTGAGGAAATTGGTATTCCAAATACTAAGGTTGTTTCCACTTTATTTCtgtaacattcatcattattcgcATTATTTGGAGCATTAATGAAGTTTATCATCAAAACAGGTTTCAGTTATCTCCATGCATTCGCTGGATCCAGAAAACTCTACATACGTGGTCTTTGGTTTTCTTCCTGACCCAAAAAATGCCTCAATAAGCTTACCAGCTTTAAGTATTTTGAGATCAACTTTGATAAATCTGGTCCTTCAGCAAATTAATATATCTTTGACATCATCAATTTTTGGGCATCCATCATCTTTTGAACTTTTAAAGTTTCCTGGAGGGATAACTGTGATACCTTTGCAGTCAGATTCCATTTGGGACATTGCTCAAATCCTATTTGACTTCACATTAAATAACAACATTGAAGAGATTCTGGAGAACATTGACCGCTTGAAGGACGAACTTAAGTTCGGATTGAATTTGAGGTCTTATGAGGTGCCCATCAATATGCTTTTCTTATTTTCGTGATTAATGTTCTAGCTGTAAAATAAATAGTTAAATATGTTCTCTCAATGCAGAATGTATACGTGAAGCTGACAAATATAAACGGTTCCACGGTGACACCACCAGTTACTGTTGAAGCTTCTGTTTTGTCAGACATGGGGAGCGGTAGTCTATTACCAGATAGAATGAAACAACTAGCTCAGGTTATCACAAGGCCCAATGCTAACAATCTTGGCCTCAACAACTCTGTTTTTGGAAAAGTAAAGCAAGTGCAATTATCATCATACCTTGAACACTCACTCTCAATGGCCCCTGGTCCATCTCCATCTGGTTCTCCATCTGTTGGCAATCTTTACCCTGAACCTCCTGCTTCCTTGAACCCTACTCTCTCTCCTGCTCCTGTTCCATCAGATAACGACCATCGACCGCCTCCATGTTTCTGTTGTCACACTTTTCCAATAAAAAATCCAATGGCATATGCACCTGCCCCAGAAAATGGCATCCAGCCAGATTCTCATTCTGCAAGTGCACTTGGACCTTCAAGAAGGAATGTTGATCCTTTTACTAACTGCTTTCCTTGTCCATCTCTTGCACCAAATACTGGTTCATCAGTTCATCCTT is from Musa acuminata AAA Group cultivar baxijiao chromosome BXJ3-8, Cavendish_Baxijiao_AAA, whole genome shotgun sequence and encodes:
- the LOC135585089 gene encoding uncharacterized protein LOC135585089 isoform X2, whose translation is MGKPEEVRVEVPDRVLANSAAGGGGGRGGDAGIRRAVSLRCLVVLALGSCVLLSAIFWFPPFRSRRSGFVTDDPDSLHAEIQASLVLQKPISLLGTNAARLENDILEEIGIPNTKVSVISMHSLDPENSTYVVFGFLPDPKNASISLPALSILRSTLINLVLQQINISLTSSIFGHPSSFELLKFPGGITVIPLQSDSIWDIAQILFDFTLNNNIEEILENIDRLKDELKFGLNLRSYENVYVKLTNINGSTVTPPVTVEASVLSDMGSGSLLPDRMKQLAQVITRPNANNLGLNNSVFGKVKQVQLSSYLEHSLSMAPGPSPSGSPSVGNLYPEPPASLNPTLSPAPVPSDNDHRPPPCFCCHTFPIKNPMAYAPAPENGIQPDSHSASALGPSRRNVDPFTNCFPCPSLAPNTGSSVHPYPPTLSGHLRHLTSPPSLKAMGPTPKVLLKHSPSSPAASYASRPVQVSESGSRVSPATLLSYASSSLFCAGDPLNRVVGCSRLIGQAC
- the LOC135585089 gene encoding uncharacterized protein LOC135585089 isoform X1, encoding MGKPEEVRVEVPDRVLANSAAGGGGGRGGDAGIRRAVSLRCLVVLALGSCVLLSAIFWFPPFRSRRSGFVTDDPDSLHAEIQASLVLQKPISLLGTNAARLENDILEEIGIPNTKVSVISMHSLDPENSTYVVFGFLPDPKNASISLPALSILRSTLINLVLQQINISLTSSIFGHPSSFELLKFPGGITVIPLQSDSIWDIAQILFDFTLNNNIEEILENIDRLKDELKFGLNLRSYENVYVKLTNINGSTVTPPVTVEASVLSDMGSGSLLPDRMKQLAQVITRPNANNLGLNNSVFGKVKQVQLSSYLEHSLSMAPGPSPSGSPSVGNLYPEPPASLNPTLSPAPVPSDNDHRPPPCFCCHTFPIKNPMAYAPAPENGIQPDSHSASALGPSRRNVDPFTNCFPCPSLAPNTGSSVHPYPPTLSGHLRHLTSPPSLKAMGPTPKVLLKHSPSSPAASYASRPVQVSESGSRVSPATLLSYASSSLFSKAATYAFWEMNLTGLLGLMIFQLVCGPR